Proteins from one Rosa chinensis cultivar Old Blush chromosome 7, RchiOBHm-V2, whole genome shotgun sequence genomic window:
- the LOC112175463 gene encoding F-box protein At1g70590: MRKRNRWERRETTAFPLLNTKQGGELHHKIFWKTSNRFSTSSPRDFSDLPQELVTKIGASLSYGNLKAASLVCKSWCDALRPARKAMKYKEYERWGKQFKQGLCGFLPNIHNALKMFLKAAEYGSTRAMVDAGLIYWKRGEKDKACDLYRRAAELGDRNAQFNLGLSYVPVQPPPEEAIKWLSLAAFQGHAGAQYQLAHCLRQGGNMEEAAGWCLRAAEGGYVRAMYNVSMCYKYGEGLVQCDHQARKWMKLAADCGHIKAQDYVLRHQKVYSIV, translated from the coding sequence ATGAGGAAGCGAAATCGATGGGAACGCCGGGAAACTACGGCGTTTCCGTTATTGAACACCAAGCAAGGAGGCGAACTCCATCACAAAATCTTCTGGAAAACCAGCAACCGATTCTCCACATCATCCCCAAGGGATTTCTCGGATCTTCCCCAAGAACTGGTAACCAAAATCGGTGCGTCGCTCAGCTACGGCAACCTAAAAGCGGCGTCGTTGGTGTGCAAGTCGTGGTGCGACGCGCTTCGGCCGGCGAGAAAGGCCATGAAGTACAAAGAATACGAGCGTTGGGGAAAGCAGTTCAAGCAAGGCCTCTGTGGTTTTCTACCTAATATACACAATGCTCTCAAGATGTTCTTGAAGGCTGCGGAGTACGGATCAACAAGGGCTATGGTAGACGCCGGACTGATATATTGGAAGAGAGGCGAGAAAGACAAGGCCTGTGATTTGTATCGGAGAGCTGCGGAGCTCGGAGACCGGAATGCGCAGTTCAATTTGGGACTTTCATATGTGCCAGTTCAACCTCCTCCAGAGGAAGCTATAAAGTGGTTATCTCTTGCTGCTTTTCAAGGCCATGCCGGAGCTCAATACCAACTTGCACATTGTCTGCGTCAGGGTGGGAACATGGAAGAAGCGGCCGGGTGGTGTTTGAGAGCCGCAGAAGGTGGTTATGTACGTGCTATGTATAATGTATCCATGTGCTACAAGTATGGGGAAGGGTTAGTTCAGTGTGATCACCAAGCAAGAAAGTGGATGAAGTTGGCAGCTGATTGTGGCCACATTAAAGCTCAAGATTATGTACTTCGTCACCAGAAAGTTTACTCCATCGTGTAA
- the LOC112179422 gene encoding uncharacterized protein LOC112179422, with protein MMFRVLTPLRESVWFTRSRTTPSSKMWELSITTVDLSTRLLLGAFTPDRVAMYFKSEMPYNPDDLMVQCEECKDWWTLSTERNDLNCKRRYKMQCCCLCSCWCSWIAIMWFVDLE; from the exons ATGATGTTCAGAGTGCTAACACCATTGAGGGAAAGCGTGTGGTTCACTCGTTCAAGAACTACACCAAGCTCGAAAATGTGGGAGCTGAGCATTACTACTGTAGATTTGAGTACAAGGTTGCTACTGGGGGCTTTTACTCCTGATAGAGTTGCTAT GTATTTCAAGTCTGAGATGCCGTATAACCCGGATGACCTCATGGTGCAGTGTGAGGAGTGCAAAGACTG GTGGACCCTAAGCACCGAAAGAAATGACTTAAATTGCAAGAGGCGATACAAAATGCAGTGCTGCTGTTTGTGTTCTTGCTGGTGCTCTTGGATTGCTATCatgtggtttgtggatttggaGTAG